In the Haloferula helveola genome, one interval contains:
- a CDS encoding glycosyltransferase has product MSTPETLLAHDAPETRIEPVSKRPPAGSSRPEVDGKFLSVDGKRFWIKGVTYGSFGLNSAGEPYPEFGKLKDDFARMADAGINTVRLYNAPSQRIADAAFDVGLKLIPEVGWGPRFCELGTHREDYLYQWVEERTKELCGHPAVLMYSIGNEVPPLIVRWYGVERISAFLRKMCDIVKQNSDGSLVTYVNHPPTEYLNLPNFDVVSYNIYLENEASFRSYLARLHSLAGERPLFLAELGLDSAKNGRDAQAAFLRQYLRATFEKGLCGAAVYAWTDEWSIFDESIEGWAFGVTDSERRPKPALEAVKEVYGLNHYEMPDRKWPKVTVVVATYNGARTLDACLESLGKLHYPDYEVLVVDDGSSDPIEQIASKYPVRYHRVEPNGGLSNARNTGMKLAEGSVVAYIDDDAFADPDWLFFMVQSLIEQGASAVGGPNLSPKDEKFTAQCVHHSPGNPTHVLLGDEIAEHVPGCNMAYVKNDLEGIGGFDVTHRAAGDDVDVCWKLLVRDKKIAFSPSAIVWHRRRPSVIAYLKQQRGYGYAEAHLHEAYPSRFNVLGHSVWKGSIYDSLTSAAFRPMPALFRPRIYQGYFGSAMFQTMYQPPVSGWLTLFKSIEWQIFFLSVFFSGVAGVIAGSWVAWFMPVGMIALSATVLSAMYSGHEAARLREHQWNDIQQIQGTFLIAWLHLTQPWARLIGRIKGTLQLWRGRRRYPEVQRLWGNMNQRDAWLRLMQKHINGCGWICEPSDEWDNDDLVVRGPGFYEVRLTSVYEEVLHKGFHWVRYRLDAHKKPLYHLGILLLVLGAVLVALVPPLVPMLIPLAGFALQIGRSRRHVLNAISQAALECGSALEMPEVDPQYEV; this is encoded by the coding sequence ATGAGCACCCCTGAAACTCTCCTCGCGCACGACGCGCCGGAGACCCGCATCGAGCCGGTTTCGAAACGGCCGCCTGCCGGCTCCTCACGACCCGAGGTCGACGGCAAGTTCCTGAGCGTCGACGGCAAGCGCTTCTGGATCAAAGGCGTGACCTACGGTTCCTTCGGCCTGAACAGCGCCGGCGAGCCCTATCCCGAATTCGGCAAGCTCAAGGACGACTTCGCGCGCATGGCGGATGCGGGCATCAATACCGTCCGGCTCTACAACGCACCGAGCCAGCGGATCGCCGACGCCGCCTTCGACGTCGGTCTGAAACTGATTCCCGAAGTCGGCTGGGGACCGCGCTTCTGCGAACTGGGGACGCATCGTGAGGACTACCTTTACCAATGGGTCGAGGAACGGACCAAGGAGCTGTGCGGCCATCCCGCGGTGCTGATGTACTCGATCGGCAACGAGGTGCCGCCACTCATCGTGCGTTGGTACGGCGTCGAACGTATCAGCGCGTTCCTGCGGAAGATGTGCGACATCGTGAAGCAGAACTCGGACGGCAGTCTGGTGACCTACGTCAACCACCCGCCGACCGAGTATCTCAACCTGCCGAATTTCGACGTCGTCTCCTACAACATCTATCTGGAGAACGAGGCGAGCTTCCGCAGCTACCTCGCCCGTCTCCACAGCCTCGCCGGCGAACGCCCTCTGTTCCTCGCCGAACTCGGTCTCGACAGCGCCAAGAACGGCCGCGATGCCCAGGCCGCTTTCCTTCGCCAGTACCTGCGCGCGACCTTTGAGAAGGGCCTGTGCGGCGCGGCGGTCTACGCCTGGACCGACGAGTGGAGCATCTTCGACGAATCGATCGAAGGCTGGGCCTTCGGCGTGACCGATTCGGAGCGTCGTCCGAAGCCGGCACTCGAGGCGGTGAAGGAGGTCTATGGACTGAATCACTACGAGATGCCCGACCGCAAGTGGCCGAAGGTTACCGTTGTGGTCGCCACCTACAATGGCGCGCGCACGCTCGACGCCTGCCTCGAGTCCCTCGGCAAACTCCACTACCCGGACTACGAGGTTCTTGTGGTCGACGACGGATCGTCCGATCCGATCGAGCAGATCGCCTCGAAGTATCCCGTCCGCTATCACCGCGTCGAACCGAACGGCGGCCTCAGCAATGCCCGCAACACAGGCATGAAACTCGCGGAGGGCTCGGTAGTGGCCTACATCGACGACGACGCCTTCGCCGATCCCGACTGGCTGTTCTTCATGGTCCAGTCGCTGATCGAGCAGGGCGCCTCGGCGGTCGGCGGTCCGAACCTCTCACCGAAGGACGAGAAGTTCACCGCCCAGTGCGTTCACCACTCGCCCGGCAATCCGACGCACGTGCTGCTGGGCGACGAAATCGCCGAGCACGTGCCGGGCTGCAACATGGCCTACGTGAAGAACGACCTCGAAGGCATCGGCGGATTCGACGTCACCCACCGCGCCGCCGGGGATGATGTCGACGTCTGCTGGAAGCTTCTCGTGCGCGACAAGAAGATCGCCTTCAGTCCTTCGGCCATCGTCTGGCACCGCCGTCGGCCATCGGTGATCGCGTATCTCAAACAGCAACGCGGCTACGGCTACGCCGAGGCCCACCTGCACGAGGCCTATCCATCGCGCTTCAACGTTCTCGGCCACAGCGTGTGGAAGGGCAGCATCTACGACAGCCTGACGAGTGCCGCATTCCGGCCGATGCCTGCCCTTTTCCGTCCGCGGATCTACCAGGGCTACTTCGGCAGCGCGATGTTCCAGACGATGTACCAGCCGCCGGTTTCCGGATGGCTCACGCTGTTCAAGTCGATCGAGTGGCAGATCTTCTTCCTCTCGGTGTTCTTCTCCGGTGTCGCCGGGGTGATCGCGGGCAGCTGGGTGGCCTGGTTCATGCCGGTCGGCATGATCGCTCTATCGGCGACCGTTCTGTCGGCGATGTACAGCGGTCACGAGGCCGCGCGGCTGCGCGAGCACCAGTGGAACGACATCCAGCAGATCCAGGGAACGTTCCTGATCGCCTGGCTGCACCTGACCCAGCCGTGGGCCCGCCTGATCGGACGCATCAAGGGAACGCTCCAGCTGTGGCGTGGCCGGCGCCGCTACCCGGAAGTCCAACGGCTTTGGGGCAACATGAACCAGCGCGATGCCTGGCTGCGCCTGATGCAGAAGCACATCAACGGCTGCGGTTGGATCTGTGAACCGAGCGACGAATGGGACAACGACGACCTCGTCGTCCGCGGCCCGGGCTTCTACGAGGTCCGCCTGACATCGGTCTACGAGGAGGTCTTGCACAAGGGATTCCACTGGGTCCGATACCGCCTCGATGCCCACAAGAAGCCGCTCTACCATCTCGGGATCCTTCTGCTCGTTCTCGGAGCGGTGCTGGTCGCCCTGGTCCCGCCGCTGGTGCCCATGCTGATTCCCCTCGCCGGCTTCGCGTTGCAGATCGGCCGCTCGCGCCGGCACGTGCTCAACGCGATCTCGCAGGCGGCCCTCGAGTGCGGCTCCGCGCTTGAAATGCCGGAGGTGGATCCGCAATACGAGGTCTGA
- a CDS encoding carbohydrate binding family 9 domain-containing protein, producing the protein MSDFTPAPPLTRLFPLLLATTLSVAGAAEPNHRVLQIEESPVLDGTLDEAVWAKAQVADGLIQIQPRTDAAMSERTEVRVLYNREAIYIGVRCFDRRPAGIKARGRERDGSVLSGDHVAFFFDTFHDRRNGYVFAVSPDEGRWDALVSNHFTANTDWDGLWDVRCKVDAAGWTAEIEIPFKTISYDPDGGIWGFNFSRSIARKGEIGLWASPRPEIKVHFAGNAGTLSGLKDLPDQLGIELTPYALARYREQRGFGSSTTGDLGFDLRWRITPGLTATLSVNTDFADTEVDQRQLNFSRFPLFFPEKRDFFLEDSNIYRFADLNEELMIPYFTRRVGLSANGGRVPILAAGKVAGRVGDYEIGVTTAHLDGAYGIEEKTVFATRLSRQLNDCSTAGFIATHGDPNSNGDNSVVGFDYRYQTSRFLGDQTLVTNLFYLVSQTDPVIGPDFSGHAYGMGLTWPGDEFNISMQAAEISANFDPALGFIRRSDIRYYSSNWRYLIRPDAEQWYQWFAFIYANQFYTDLDNNLQTRSHSIYPLLVRFANNDELSFGITETLDRTAFPFSIPGGVVIPAGSYDMRTYELKYKLAESRALSGEAGFRWGDFYGGDWHSFFANLWWIPGSLTAFGTSYDFNHFDLPGGQVDSHLVSVWLVLRFTPRVRWSNLIQYDTISKTVGFNSRFTWEYDPGKTLSVVLSQLYWDSPTGTQRLDTEMVAKVAAQFRF; encoded by the coding sequence GTGAGCGATTTCACACCGGCACCCCCCCTGACCCGGCTTTTTCCGCTCCTCCTTGCCACCACCCTCTCGGTGGCCGGAGCCGCTGAGCCGAACCATCGCGTTCTTCAAATCGAAGAGTCGCCGGTGCTGGACGGAACCCTCGACGAAGCGGTCTGGGCCAAGGCTCAGGTGGCCGACGGCCTGATCCAGATCCAGCCCCGCACCGACGCCGCCATGAGCGAGCGCACCGAGGTGCGGGTGCTTTACAACCGCGAGGCGATCTACATCGGCGTCCGCTGCTTCGACCGCCGACCGGCCGGGATCAAGGCCCGCGGCCGGGAGCGCGACGGCTCGGTGCTGTCGGGCGACCACGTCGCGTTCTTCTTCGACACCTTCCACGACCGCCGCAATGGCTACGTGTTCGCCGTGAGTCCCGACGAAGGACGCTGGGACGCGCTGGTCAGCAACCACTTCACCGCCAATACCGACTGGGACGGCCTGTGGGACGTCCGCTGCAAGGTCGATGCGGCAGGCTGGACCGCCGAGATCGAGATTCCCTTCAAAACGATCAGCTACGATCCGGATGGGGGCATCTGGGGCTTCAACTTCTCGCGCAGCATCGCGCGCAAGGGGGAGATCGGCTTGTGGGCGTCGCCGCGTCCCGAGATCAAGGTCCACTTCGCCGGCAATGCGGGCACCCTCAGCGGGCTCAAGGACCTGCCGGACCAGCTCGGCATCGAGCTCACTCCGTACGCCCTCGCCCGCTACCGCGAGCAACGCGGATTCGGCAGCAGCACTACCGGCGATCTCGGCTTCGACCTCCGCTGGCGGATCACGCCCGGCCTCACCGCGACACTCAGCGTGAACACCGACTTCGCCGACACCGAAGTCGACCAGCGACAGCTCAATTTCTCACGCTTCCCGCTGTTCTTCCCGGAGAAGCGCGACTTCTTCCTCGAGGACTCGAACATCTACCGCTTCGCCGACCTCAACGAGGAACTGATGATCCCGTACTTCACCCGCCGGGTCGGTCTCTCTGCGAACGGCGGGCGGGTGCCGATCCTCGCCGCCGGAAAGGTGGCCGGACGGGTCGGCGACTACGAAATCGGCGTCACCACCGCCCACCTCGACGGTGCCTACGGAATCGAAGAAAAAACCGTCTTCGCCACCCGCCTCAGCCGACAGCTCAACGATTGCTCGACCGCCGGCTTCATCGCCACCCACGGCGACCCGAATTCGAACGGTGACAACTCGGTGGTCGGCTTCGACTACCGTTACCAGACGTCCAGATTCCTCGGTGACCAGACGCTCGTCACCAACCTGTTCTACCTCGTTTCCCAGACCGATCCGGTGATCGGCCCCGACTTCAGCGGCCACGCCTACGGGATGGGACTGACGTGGCCGGGCGACGAGTTCAACATCTCGATGCAGGCCGCCGAGATCAGCGCCAACTTCGATCCGGCGCTGGGCTTCATCCGTCGCAGCGACATCCGCTACTACAGCAGCAACTGGCGCTATCTGATCCGGCCCGACGCCGAGCAATGGTACCAGTGGTTCGCGTTCATCTACGCCAACCAGTTCTACACCGATCTCGACAACAACCTGCAGACGCGCAGCCACAGCATCTACCCGCTGCTGGTCCGCTTCGCCAACAACGACGAACTGAGCTTCGGCATCACCGAGACACTCGACCGCACCGCCTTCCCCTTCTCGATTCCCGGCGGAGTCGTGATTCCGGCGGGCAGCTACGACATGCGGACGTACGAGCTGAAATACAAGCTGGCCGAGTCGCGCGCGCTCAGCGGCGAGGCCGGATTCCGCTGGGGAGACTTCTATGGCGGCGACTGGCATTCGTTTTTCGCCAACCTCTGGTGGATCCCCGGAAGCCTCACGGCCTTTGGTACCAGCTACGATTTCAACCATTTCGACCTCCCCGGCGGCCAGGTCGACAGCCATTTGGTAAGCGTTTGGCTCGTTCTCCGCTTCACCCCGCGCGTGCGCTGGTCGAATCTCATCCAGTACGATACAATCTCGAAAACCGTCGGATTCAACTCCCGGTTCACCTGGGAATACGACCCGGGCAAAACGCTCAGCGTCGTACTCAGCCAGCTCTATTGGGACAGCCCGACGGGCACGCAGCGCCTCGACACCGAAATGGTCGCCAAGGTCGCGGCCCAGTTCCGATTCTGA
- a CDS encoding DUF1549 and DUF1553 domain-containing protein translates to MRVLISALYAASALHLAAEEAHWAYEPPAAAEVSDGHPVDVLLAKKRAEAGVERAGLADPGRWVERAAFTLTGLPPSDAQKARIAADPSSYEAILDELMASPAYGEHWARHWMDVARYADTFGYNFQKDNRLPYSWTYRDWLIGAFNRDLAWSEFVKLQVAADLLVDRPDHPDLAALGFLTIGPRGRHEEVVDDRVDVVTRGFMGTTVSCARCHDHKTDPISMTDYYSFFSILENLEPDTSGPVIGKVDDPKAAADYEKKRAVIEAENLKARNELLADFRNPEKLGVYLELAWLAKQENWKLGKADSMGFKQGRYRGKAILRWRDFLKRVTEGKGAVPRLVAWNEAMAKQEADRKQLCRGLAGEWLNAPAESPLGRARERGDCLISLPTGRAHELFDTQDSQGQRDRDSRLAKLAGDHPGAPPRAMVVRDRANWAPARVYNRGNPADRGEPFDRHWLTPIGGGNYPEGRNARLVMAEKLVSPDNPLTDRVIVNRAWAWHFGEPLADLDDFGPQQGEPLQLELLDWLAVWFRENGGSLKKLHRLLLTSEAFRLKADGPASNREIDEANRTFWKWKLRRLDFEPMRDRILLSSGSLKTDRIGGRPVELDKPAARERRSVYGFIDRFELPGLLVNFDLPHPDHHAPRRVPTTVPQQALFFLNGRLPVTEARRLANDAEFRAINDPQERTRWLYRRVLGRDAAPEEVSMVTDWVSSAESGDYEPKLGGAWEVGHVPVDGNPSGSLKPFPLFGDGVWKTGHELDKAPIRYLHAGPDRGHPAFGHLLVLRWRSSGSGEIRIIGNIKRHVEGGADLRWDICGPSGSVLASQPVPVGGASRVKGPWVEVAEGDTVNLVIAAPETDAFGSLGWNFRVEGRDASGVTELSGFGRDFPRPGRKLPAPVRTGDPWCDVIQVLWASNEFNHLD, encoded by the coding sequence GTGAGAGTCCTGATTTCAGCACTTTATGCCGCCTCCGCCCTGCACTTGGCGGCGGAGGAGGCGCATTGGGCCTACGAGCCACCGGCGGCCGCCGAGGTGTCCGACGGGCACCCGGTGGACGTGCTGCTGGCGAAGAAGCGCGCCGAGGCCGGTGTCGAGCGGGCCGGACTTGCCGATCCCGGCCGCTGGGTCGAGCGCGCGGCTTTCACACTGACCGGCCTGCCGCCCAGCGATGCCCAGAAGGCGCGGATCGCGGCGGATCCGTCGAGCTATGAAGCGATCCTCGACGAGCTGATGGCTTCTCCGGCCTACGGCGAGCATTGGGCGCGTCACTGGATGGATGTGGCGCGCTACGCCGACACCTTCGGCTACAATTTCCAGAAGGACAACCGGCTGCCGTACTCGTGGACGTATCGCGACTGGCTGATTGGCGCATTCAATCGGGACCTCGCATGGTCGGAGTTCGTGAAGCTCCAGGTCGCGGCCGACCTGTTGGTCGACCGGCCGGATCACCCCGACCTCGCCGCGCTGGGTTTCCTGACCATCGGTCCGCGCGGGCGGCATGAGGAAGTCGTCGATGACCGGGTGGATGTGGTGACACGCGGCTTCATGGGCACGACCGTTTCGTGCGCCCGCTGCCACGACCACAAGACGGACCCGATCTCGATGACCGACTACTACTCGTTCTTCTCGATCCTCGAAAACCTTGAGCCCGATACCAGTGGTCCGGTGATCGGTAAGGTCGATGACCCGAAGGCGGCGGCCGATTACGAAAAGAAGCGAGCGGTGATCGAGGCGGAGAATCTGAAGGCGCGCAACGAGCTGTTGGCGGACTTCCGCAATCCCGAAAAACTCGGCGTTTATCTCGAACTCGCGTGGTTGGCGAAGCAGGAGAACTGGAAGCTCGGCAAGGCGGACTCGATGGGCTTCAAGCAGGGCCGATACCGCGGCAAGGCGATCCTTCGCTGGCGCGATTTTCTCAAGCGGGTGACCGAGGGCAAGGGAGCCGTGCCGCGACTGGTGGCTTGGAATGAGGCGATGGCGAAGCAGGAGGCCGACCGCAAGCAGCTGTGCCGCGGTTTGGCTGGGGAGTGGCTGAATGCGCCGGCCGAGAGCCCGCTGGGCCGGGCCCGGGAACGCGGCGATTGCCTGATCAGTTTGCCGACAGGCCGGGCTCACGAGTTGTTCGATACGCAGGACTCGCAAGGCCAACGCGACCGCGACAGCCGGTTGGCGAAGCTGGCCGGAGATCACCCGGGTGCCCCGCCGCGGGCGATGGTCGTCCGCGACCGTGCGAACTGGGCTCCGGCGCGGGTTTATAACCGAGGCAATCCGGCCGACCGGGGCGAGCCCTTCGACCGTCACTGGCTCACACCGATCGGCGGCGGCAACTATCCCGAAGGCCGAAACGCCCGGCTGGTGATGGCCGAGAAGCTGGTGTCCCCCGATAATCCGCTCACCGACCGGGTGATCGTGAACCGCGCGTGGGCATGGCATTTCGGCGAACCGCTGGCGGATCTCGACGACTTCGGTCCGCAGCAAGGGGAGCCGTTGCAACTCGAGCTGCTCGATTGGCTGGCGGTGTGGTTCCGGGAAAATGGCGGCTCGCTGAAGAAGCTCCACCGCCTGCTACTGACTTCGGAGGCGTTCCGTTTGAAGGCCGATGGCCCTGCTTCCAATCGCGAGATCGACGAAGCGAACCGGACCTTCTGGAAATGGAAGCTGCGGCGCTTGGACTTCGAGCCGATGCGCGACCGCATCCTGCTGAGCTCGGGGTCGCTGAAGACTGACCGGATCGGTGGCCGACCGGTCGAGCTCGACAAGCCCGCCGCACGGGAGCGGCGTAGCGTTTACGGCTTCATCGACCGCTTCGAGCTGCCCGGACTGCTGGTGAATTTTGACCTGCCGCATCCGGATCACCACGCGCCGCGCCGGGTGCCGACGACGGTGCCGCAGCAGGCCCTGTTCTTCCTCAACGGCCGCCTGCCGGTGACCGAGGCGCGACGCTTGGCGAACGATGCGGAATTCCGTGCGATCAACGATCCGCAAGAACGAACCCGCTGGCTTTACCGTCGGGTTCTCGGCCGCGATGCCGCTCCCGAGGAGGTGTCGATGGTGACCGACTGGGTGAGCAGTGCCGAGTCGGGCGACTACGAGCCGAAGCTCGGTGGCGCTTGGGAAGTCGGACACGTGCCGGTCGATGGCAATCCGTCCGGTTCCCTGAAACCGTTCCCGCTTTTCGGCGACGGGGTGTGGAAGACGGGCCACGAACTCGACAAGGCGCCGATCCGCTATCTTCACGCCGGACCGGATCGGGGACATCCGGCCTTCGGCCATCTGCTGGTGCTGCGGTGGCGGTCGAGCGGCTCGGGCGAGATTCGGATCATCGGAAACATCAAACGCCACGTCGAAGGCGGTGCCGATCTGCGCTGGGATATCTGCGGGCCGTCCGGCTCCGTGCTCGCCAGCCAGCCGGTTCCGGTCGGCGGTGCCTCGAGGGTGAAAGGTCCGTGGGTCGAGGTCGCCGAGGGAGATACGGTAAACCTCGTCATTGCCGCGCCCGAGACCGACGCATTCGGTTCCCTCGGATGGAACTTCCGCGTCGAAGGCCGCGACGCGTCAGGAGTGACCGAGTTGTCCGGATTCGGTCGCGACTTCCCGCGCCCCGGCAGGAAGCTGCCGGCACCGGTCCGGACCGGCGATCCGTGGTGCGATGTGATCCAGGTGCTTTGGGCATCGAACGAATTCAACCATCTCGACTGA
- a CDS encoding DUF1501 domain-containing protein yields the protein MPHELTSNDWVLDRRDFLRRCGMGMGGLALAPMLAQRVGAEETHFAPKAKRVVHLFMNGGPSQVDTFDRKTALDEWHGKTLPLDSIATERPTGAALRSPFKFDRYGKSGLEVSELFSETAKHADDLCVIRSMQADVPNHEPSLMLMNCGDGRLPRPSMGSWVSYGLGSENENLPAYVSMCPGGMPIKRTENWRSSFLPGNFQGTYLDTSIEDVREMIENLDHPVARPERRQKQLDLLRQINRRHLVSSGHDPLLEARIRSFELAYRMQSEATDAFDVSREPEPVREMYGGGHFARQCLMARRLLERGVRFIQLWHGNGQPWDSHDDIEDHRRLAGECDRAIGAFLSDLKMRGLLDETLVIWGGEFGRTPVVELPKAGSNKGIMKGRDHNHYGFTMWMAGGGVKGGHVHGATDEFGFKAVEKPVHVHDLHATVLHLLGFDHEQLTYRYSGRDFRLTDVHGRVVHDLIA from the coding sequence ATGCCGCACGAACTCACATCGAATGACTGGGTGCTCGACCGTCGCGATTTCCTCCGCCGCTGCGGGATGGGCATGGGCGGACTCGCGCTCGCGCCGATGCTGGCGCAACGGGTCGGCGCCGAGGAGACCCACTTCGCGCCGAAGGCGAAGCGTGTGGTGCATCTGTTCATGAATGGCGGGCCGTCGCAGGTCGACACCTTCGACCGCAAGACGGCGCTCGACGAATGGCACGGCAAGACGCTGCCGCTCGACTCGATCGCGACCGAGCGCCCGACCGGTGCCGCGCTGCGTTCGCCTTTCAAGTTCGACCGTTACGGCAAGAGCGGGCTCGAGGTGAGCGAGTTGTTCAGCGAGACCGCCAAGCACGCCGACGACCTGTGTGTGATCCGCTCGATGCAGGCCGACGTGCCGAACCACGAGCCGTCGCTGATGCTGATGAATTGCGGCGACGGCCGCCTGCCGCGACCCTCGATGGGTTCGTGGGTCAGCTACGGACTCGGCAGCGAGAACGAGAATCTGCCGGCCTACGTGTCGATGTGCCCGGGCGGCATGCCGATCAAGCGAACCGAGAACTGGCGGTCGTCGTTCCTGCCCGGGAACTTCCAAGGTACCTATCTCGATACCTCGATCGAGGACGTGCGCGAGATGATCGAGAACCTCGACCATCCGGTGGCGCGACCGGAACGGCGCCAGAAGCAACTCGACCTGCTGCGGCAGATCAACCGGCGGCATCTGGTCTCAAGCGGCCACGATCCGCTGCTTGAGGCGCGCATCCGGAGTTTCGAGCTCGCCTACCGGATGCAGTCGGAAGCGACCGACGCCTTCGATGTTTCCCGCGAGCCGGAGCCCGTCCGGGAAATGTATGGTGGCGGTCACTTCGCGCGCCAGTGCCTCATGGCGCGGCGGCTTCTTGAGCGCGGCGTGCGTTTCATCCAGCTCTGGCATGGCAACGGTCAGCCGTGGGACAGCCACGACGACATCGAGGATCACCGCCGCCTTGCCGGCGAGTGCGACCGTGCGATCGGAGCTTTCCTCAGCGACCTGAAGATGCGCGGCCTGCTCGACGAGACGTTGGTCATCTGGGGTGGCGAGTTCGGCCGCACTCCGGTCGTCGAGTTGCCGAAGGCTGGGTCGAACAAGGGCATCATGAAGGGTCGCGACCACAACCACTACGGCTTCACCATGTGGATGGCCGGAGGTGGCGTGAAAGGCGGACATGTCCACGGCGCGACCGATGAATTCGGATTCAAGGCGGTCGAGAAGCCGGTGCATGTTCATGACCTGCACGCGACGGTTCTCCACCTGCTCGGATTCGATCACGAGCAGCTGACCTATCGCTACTCCGGCCGGGATTTCCGGCTGACTGACGTGCACGGCCGGGTGGTGCACGATCTGATCGCGTAG